A genomic window from Quercus lobata isolate SW786 chromosome 10, ValleyOak3.0 Primary Assembly, whole genome shotgun sequence includes:
- the LOC115965033 gene encoding uncharacterized protein LOC115965033, with amino-acid sequence MRILSWNCRGLGKSFEIRQCQKIAHESRPDILFLMETQLVKDRGKLIWEKCGFSEGWEFPRTGLSGGLLLTWMPKQCLIIKYESKHLVHTDLVDNRGNPLSITFVYGNPIQSHRIEVWNKLRSFKSISHPNWLCIGDFNQILTLEDKFSFHLNSISGAESFQQVIDDLALCELVSSGQKYTWMNRREEEDFVMEKLDRAFASIEWVNFYPKYVLRNLPIVRSDHGPILLDCESFPPFRRRPIRFEKMWLSHPSCKSVVQKASHNRVKGSRAFQLRHKLINVRDEFQDVKREAELREELEVLMQREEIMWAQKARSDWVLFGDINTRFFQTVVRQRRVRNRIMQLKRGDGSFTDDLGEIEDILAQHFRNAFEDNVPLSYDQILAEVGTLPLPQLSAHQLSSLDRPVTTKEIEDTVFQLGSHKAPGPDGIPAFFYHEYWSIVKFDVFNTVLAFFHSGSLLKSLNSTYITLIPKVACPDIVNHFRPISLCNVIYKIISKLPVNRLKPFMDSLITPFQNAFIKGRNIFDNILLAHAIFDFLTKRKRRKKSYGALKIDMTKAYDRWYCSISGQSINVAKSDLFCSSNMPRVEQENLASTLKVNLVLEPSKYLGLNFKLKGKRVVDFHYSVDKLNSKLQGWKAKLLSQPGRTTLIHSTLQSLPLYTFSCFRVPESICNKLDAITRSFWWGHDQGVRKLHLLNWNRVCQPRNRGGLGLKKFSLINQAMLAKQFWRIHHNPQSLLARTFKAKYFPRSSIHECQPKPHQSWFWRNIVKQDNRKMKEGKWWVGNGTNIPLNHPAWFQTPNLHNPNLITGTVADLIDQATHSWKPDLVRSLYPPSISSEILSIPISKTDSVTDSLMWKFSNSGDFKVKKAYEILLEDANMSANASLRPLVIPDAVWNTLWKVRLPLKICNLVWKIIHDRLPTFQTLKGRGIPIAALCPFCDCDEESTSHLFLHCHFARACWYGSALVLHTSSLGPITVQQWIINSISRHQRLDESDLESLQRTFITLWAIWNHRNRMIHEGVTPDPMNVILTTQNLFCRYHEIYQKHYCTEHRISRQKIMEQGFQGQWSIILKVSGVKHRRKKRAAFAYEARNGQGTVVFYGCSSSAANSVPVALLEGLREAAVTAFRLQYNQILVLSNCNFLVQLFNTGQVPDWEGKTLFADLQSLKQRGICLSFRWIPAFVLVNVYNMAVMASSAPMRFQWPQHLTL; translated from the exons ATGAGGATTCTCAGTTGGAATTGCAGGGGTTTGGGCAAATCCTTTGAAATTCGACAATGTCAGAAAATTGCCCACGAGTCTCGGCctgatattttgtttttaatggagACTCAACTTGTGAAGGACAGAGGCAAGTTGATATGGGAAAAATGTGGCTTTTCTGAGGGTTGGGAATTTCCTAGGACTGGCTTAAGTGGTGGGTTGCTGCTTACTTGGATGCCAAAACAATGCCTCATCATCAAATACGAGTCAAAGCACCTTGTTCACACTGATCTTGTTGACAACAGAGGTAACCCTCTCTCTATTACTTTTGTTTATGGCAACCCTATTCAATCTCATCGAATTGAAGTATGGAACAAACTTAGAAGTTTTAAATCTATCTCCCACCCAAATTGGTTATGCATTGGTGACTTCAATCAGATTCTTACTCTGGAGGATAAATTTTCTTTCCACTTGAACTCAATCTCAGGGGCTGAATCCTTCCAACAAGTGATTGATGACTTAGCCTTGTGTGAGTTGGTATCTTCCGGTCAGAAGTATACCTGGATGAATAGGAGAGAGGAGGAGGATTTTGTAATGGAAAAACTTGATAGAGCCTTTGCTAGTATAGAGTGGGTGAATTTTTATCCCAAATATGTTCTTAGGAACCTCCCAATTGTTAGGTCTGATCATGGCCCCATTTTGTTGGACTGTGAGTCCTTTCCTCCCTTTCGGCGTAGACCTATTAGATTTGAAAAAATGTGGCTTTCACATCCTTCCTGCAAGAGTGTTGTGCAAAAAGCCTCGCATAATCGAGTTAAGGGTTCAAGAGCTTTTCAATTACGGCACAAGCTCATCAATGTTAGGGATGAATTCCAA GATGTTAAGAGGGAGGCTGAGTTGAGGGAAGAGTTGGAAGTTTTGATGCAAAGGGAGGAGATTATGTGGGCTCAGAAAGCTAGGAGTGATTGGGTTCTTTTTGGGGACATAAATACTAGGTTTTTCCAGACTGTTGTAAGGCAAAGGCGAGTTCGGAATAGAATCATGCAGCTAAAAAGGGGAGATGGTAGCTTTACTGATGACCTAGGGGAAATTGAGGACATTCTTGCTCAGCACTTTAGGAATGCCTTTGAGGACAATGTTCCTTTATCTTATGACCAGATCCTTGCTGAAGTAGGAACTCTACCCTTACCTCAATTGTCTGCTCATCAACTCTCTTCTCTTGATCGGCCGGTCACTACTAAGGAAATTGAGGATACTGTTTTCCAGCTGGGATCTCATAAAGCCCCTGGTCCAGATGGTATTCCTGCTTTTTTCTATCATGAGTACTGGAGTATTGTCAAGTTTGATGTTTTTAACACTGTCCTTGCTTTCTTCCATTCAGGTTCTCTGCTTAAGTCTCTCAATTCTACTTATATCACTCTCATTCCCAAAGTTGCTTGTCCTGATATTGTGAATCACtttagacctattagtttgtgTAATGTGATTTACAAGATTATCTCTAAGCTTCCGGTTAATCGTCTTAAGCCTTTTATGGACTCTCTTATTACCCCCTTTCAGAATGCTTTTATTAAGGGAAGGAATATTTTTGATAACATTCTCCTTGCTCATGcaatctttgattttcttacaaaaagaaagaggaggaaAAAGTCTTATGGAGCTTTGAAGATTGATATGACAAAGGCTTATGATAGA TGGTACTGCTCTATTTCTGGTCAGAGCATAAATGTTGCCAAGTCTGATTTGTTTTGCTCTTCAAATATGCCAAGAGTTGAGCAAGAGAACCTAGCTTCGACCTTAAAGGTCAACCTGGTGTTGGAACCTAGCAAGTATTTaggtttaaatttcaaacttaaGGGCAAGAGAGTTGTTGACTTTCATTACTCGGTGGATAAACTCAACTCTAAACTTCAAGGATGGAAAGCTAAACTCCTTTCACAACCTGGTAGAACCACCTTGATCCATTCAACTCTCCAATCCTTGCCCTTATATACCTTTTCTTGCTTTAGGGTGCCTGAGAGTATTTGTAACAAACTTGATGCCATAACAAGATCCTTCTGGTGGGGGCATGATCAAGGGGTTAGGAAATTGCATCTGCTTAACTGGAATAGAGTGTGTCAACCTAGAAATAGGGGAGGGCTTGGCCTTAAAAAGTTTAGTTTGATAAACCAGGCCATGCTTGCTAAGCAATTCTGGAGAATTCACCATAATCCTCAATCTCTTTTAGCAAGAACTTTTAAAGCCAAATACTTCCCTAGAAGCTCTATACATGAATGTCAACCCAAGCCGCATCAATCTTGGTTTTGGAGAAATATTGTGAAACAGGATAACAGGAAAATGAAAGAGGGGAAGTGGTGGGTGGGTAATGGTACTAATATTCCATTAAACCATCCTGCTTGGTTCCAAACTCCTAATTTGCATAACCCAAACCTTATCACAGGTACTGTGGCTGACTTAATTGACCAAGCCACTCACTCTTGGAAACCTGATCTTGTTAGATCCCTGTACCCCCCCTCTATAAGTTCTGAAATTCTAAGCATCCCAATCTCTAAGACCGATTCTGTGACAGATTCTCTTATGTGGAAGTTTTCAAATTCAGGggattttaaagttaaaaaggCTTATGAGATTCTTTTGGAAGATGCTAATATGTCAGCCAATGCAAGCCTTAGACCCCTTGTTATCCCTGATGCTGTGTGGAACACTTTATGGAAGGTTAGACTTCCCTTGAAAATTTGCAACTTGGTCTGGAAGATAATCCATGATAGATTGCCAACATTTCAGACTTTAAAGGGGAGGGGAATTCCAATTGCTGCCCTCTGCCCCTTTTGTGACTGTGATGAGGAGTCTACTAgccatcttttccttcattgccATTTTGCTAGAGCTTGTTGGTATGGTTCAGCTCTAGTCCTGCATACTTCCTCCCTTGGTCCTATAACTGTTCAGCAGTGGATCATTAATTCCATTAGTAGACATCAGAGATTGGATGAGAGTGACTTGGAATCTTTGCAGCGGACTTTCATTACTCTTTGGGCTATCTGGAATCATAGAAACCGGATGATTCATGAGGGAGTTACTCCTGATCCAATGAATGTCATTTTAACCACTCAAAATCTGTTTTGCAGGTACCATGAGATCTATCAAAAGCATTACTGTACTGAGCATAGGATATCTAGGCAGAAAATTATGGAGCAAGGGTTTCAAGGGCAATGGAGCATCATCCTCAAGGTTTCTGGCGTCAAgcatagaagaaagaaaagagctGCATTTGCTTATGAGGCTAGGAACGGGCAGGGTACAGTGGTGTTCTACGGATGCAGCAGTAGTGCCGCTAACTCAGTCCCAGTTGCTTTGCTTGAAGGTCTTAGAGAAGCAGCTGTAACAGCTTTTAGGCTTCAATACAACCAGATTTTGGTTTTGAgcaattgtaattttttggttCAGTTGTTTAACACAGGCCAAGTTCCGGATTGGGAAGGAAAAACCTTGTTTGCTGATCTGCAGTCCTTAAAGCAAAGGGGTATTTGTCTTTCCTTCCGTTGGATCCCTGCTTTTGTGCTTGTTAATGTATATAATATGGCTGTTATGGCCTCCAGTGCTCCCATGCGCTTTCAATGGCCGCAGCACCTAACGTTGTAG